In Lactuca sativa cultivar Salinas chromosome 5, Lsat_Salinas_v11, whole genome shotgun sequence, the DNA window TACTCATAAGTGATATAACTACAATCATATGTCTAGATGATTACCATTCTTTTGACAGAACTGGCAGGAAAGCGAAGAGAGTGACTGCACTTGATCCACAAACCAATGACTTTGATCTTATGTATGAACATGTTAAGGCTCTTAAAGATGGTGTGGCTGTTGAGAAGCCGATTTATAACCATATAATTGGTCTTTTGGACGCTCTTGAACTCCTCAAATCCTCTAAGATTCTAGTCATTAAAGGTCTGCACCTAATGTAAGTCTTAAAGTTTGATTAATTTCTTTAACATTTTTAAAGATTTTAGAAGATATTAGAAAGTTTGATCGTTATTTTATTGTTAAAGTTTAATGTCTGTTTGTTTGTGGAGGATATGAAGAGGATATCTAAGCTGGTACATTTAATTTGGGTATACATTTGTATGGCTGAGAATGTTATGATCATATCCTCATAATATCAGTGGGCAATGTTGAAGACAATTTAaactttaattattttttatatttactttTTCTTAGTTTATTTTTCTAACCTTATGCACTAACATTTTGTTTTACAAGTTTACATTTATGTCATTCTTAAAGAATCTCATATTAGGAAACTATTATCATATCTTAAAGAATTCAGGATTTTTTTTTATAAGAATTATTATCTCACTCTTAAATAATTCAAGATTTTGTTTCTCATGGACTTTTagttgtttataacaattcatgaATATTGTTTACAATAATTATTGATTTATGGATTTTTGTTTCTCATATGTAATTGTTATCTCATTCTTAGAGAATCTGATCATAGATATAAGAGTTCAAGAAAGATATTTTGAAAGCGATTCTTGTAacacccccctctggcacgtatcacaatattgtccgctttgggccactcggcacgaggacttcccagggggtcacccatcctggtactactcccgcccgagcacgcttaaccgcagagttcttatgggatctgctgccctcacggctttaaaacgcgttgtgacaagtaaggtatccacaccccttataaggagtgtttagttctccttccaagccgatgtgggatcagatctaacccacttaaagtgggttagatctgatcccacatcggcttggaaggagaacgaaacatttccttataaaggggtgtggataccttccctatcacaacacgttttaaagccgtgagggcagcagatcccataagaactctgcagttaagcgtgctcgggcgggagtagtaccaggatgggtgaccccctgggaagtcctcgtgccgagtggcccaaagcggacaatattgtgatacgtgccagagggggtgttacaaatggtatcagagctagggcacgggtcgatgtgttcgacggggacgtcgaaccctataatggggggtgaaagtgggttagatctgatcccacatcggcttggaaggagaacgaaacatttccttataaaggggtgtggataccttccctatcacaacgcgttttaaagccgtgagggcagcagatcccataagaactctgcagttaagcgtgctcgggcgggagtagtaccaggatgggtgaccccctgggaagtcctcgtgccgagtggcccaaagcggacaatattgtgatacgtgccagagggggtgttacaaatggtatcagagctagggcacgggtcgatgtgttcgacggggacgtcgaaccctataatggggggtgaaagtgggttagatctgatcccacatcggcttggaaggagaacgaaacatttccttataaaggggtgtggataccttccctatcacaacgcgttttaaagccgtgagggcaacagatcccataagaactctgcagttaagcgtgctcgggcgggagtagtaccaggatgggtgaccccctgggaagtcctcgtgccgagtggcccaaagcggacaatattgtgatacgtgccagagggggtgttacaattcttgaAGATAGAATTCAGAAGAATGGAATGCAGAATGAAAACTAATTATTGAATGGAGTTGCAAATAAAACATGTTTACAATAAGGATGTTTCATATATTTGTAattgttttcctttttattttttatgaacTATTTATTAagaatgtttttttgttttttttttccaagaatgttatattattttttatacattttgATCATGTCTGTTATTCAAGAATGTCATTTATAAACTTCATATCTTATGCAACATATGCTTAAAGAATTAACTATAATTcttatataattaattttattcATATGAGAATGTCAATATCAACTATTTTGATCATCAAAAAGTTATAACTAAAATAATTGATTTGTAACGATTCTCATGATATGAAACAAgctttaaattaaaaaattattattattaacaatgaATATTGCTTATTCTTCAAGAATAGTTTAGACTATATTTTCCTATTCTTAAAGAATTCAACACATAAATAATATCCAATATGCAAAATTTATTATACCATATTTTTAAAGAATACGACAAAAAATAAtcaacttctttttttttttttataaaaaactcCAGAGTTTACTAATAATATTAAagattattataattaaattaaaatataaaaaatataattttatttttttaaatctaattTAAATTGAATTCATTAATATCGTTACCTTCCATAAATTCTTGTTAACAAATTAGACTAATTTACCCTTACAACTAATTATGTGtaataatatagtaatgttatccCATGATAATACTATGTACCCCTAAAAATCACAACTCTTCATTTCTTATAATCTCATGGCCAAAATTTAATGATACGTTCACACAATAATTATGGTTTACGTttgatcctctctctctctctctctctctctctctctctctctctatatatatatatatatatatatatatatatatatatatatatatatatatatatatatatatatatatatatatatatatatatatatatatatatatatagggccaaTGCAAAGGAGGCCGAATAAAACCAGTCTGGTTAAACTGATAAAACCGGTCAAACGTCATAACGATCTTACGTGAGACATTCATTAAGGAGGTGACACATGTTATCTTGTTTTTCCTGTTTTTCCCGTTTAGTTAGACCGGTCCGATTAATAATGATTATTTATGACATTATCCTGCTTTTCCCGTTTTGTTAGACCGGTCGGATTGATTGGACCAGTTGAATTATCGAACTAGTAAGACCGTcggttcggttttcaaaaacttaCTCCGAAGATCAAGATTAGTCTTTTAATCCCAAGATTAAAAATTAGGTTATGTTTGGAGGAttggctgaaaagctagctgataaaaaataacgtttggtaaaactagctgaaaagctagctgaaatatataaaattacataaaaggacatgtaagaatatgtgtttctataattaattaaagggtgtatttggaaaattttaaaaaagctcataaaaagctagtctaagtagtttttcaaaaagctagcttataagctactttttggcttacaaaacacgacaacataaaaaagatcgaaaaataagctagcttatcagctagctgtggcgcgccaaacacagTCTTAATAGTTTCTTGAACTGATCCCATTTTAAGAGGCTAGCCAAAAAAAGTtctattgggttgttgctattTCGAAACACGATCATAGGTGGCACACGTGGCAGTATAAAGACAAAGAGCACATGAATTTCAAGGTATAAGAAGGATACTTGTTGCAACACGAAAACAAAAGGTCTAAATTCAAAGCCCTTTTTATCAAATCACACTTTAACTGACCTTAACCATTAGTTTTTGAGAATCATCATTTGACTATTTATTTGTTTCTCGTTTACTAAATTTACAGTTGAACTTATAATTAATAACATTTAAGTTTCCAAGAGTTAATTCATCACAAAGCATTTACATATAACATGATACAAAAAGAGAATACTTCAAGGCACACATATATAGCAACATATTATTATCATGAAGAGTTTTAAGCGAGGAGGGATAATGActttaaaaagtaatatattttttaatttatacatattcggtcattgagttttttttttcgtccatatttaccacttcaacttgttaaactgtacacatacAGTCCTTATAACCGAGTACTCCAGGTTAGCCactaaaaatgacttaatagggtaatatataatGACTTAATAGGATAATATATTtttcactttgtacacatttagtccttaatacttttatacatatttagacattataagtcatttttgtttttgtattaaTTTAGTACTTATGAataatttctttaggttttttgtTATGACATCTTCCCTAGGACATTCATTAAGGAGGTGTTTGAGACTTTTGATGTTTATGTCCATCACGATCTTGACTACATGGTTGCTTAGGTCATTTGTTCTAAACGtcgtaacttctttatacgatctcggattttaacgatctttatatccatgcgttcgTA includes these proteins:
- the LOC111902504 gene encoding phosphoribulokinase, chloroplastic-like, with the translated sequence MFDGAASPPKGGNPDSNILISDITTIICLDDYHSFDRTGRKAKRVTALDPQTNDFDLMYEHVKALKDGVAVEKPIYNHIIGLLDALELLKSSKILVIKGLHLM